In the genome of Rhodamnia argentea isolate NSW1041297 chromosome 3, ASM2092103v1, whole genome shotgun sequence, one region contains:
- the LOC125314175 gene encoding uncharacterized protein LOC125314175, with protein sequence MGQSSCFNVHCPGAPFRFARSVISYKTLVKDCEYMQDPKSGLWWLEPGEDSIVVGFWPRRIFSRPGLQDLATYMEWGGQVYSPPEEKSPLMGRGEFLDGIKTSASCQDITTITEAHDQVPAVDTQEYSDRPKNHLAQDMGYVKAPLRHYMCYGGPGGATGWAW encoded by the exons ATGGGCCAGTCATCTTGCTTCAATGTCCACTGTCCAGG AGCCCCATTTCGCTTTGCTCGGTCAGTTATTTCCTACAAGACCTTAGTTAAGGATTGTGAATATATGCAGGATCCAAAAAGTGGACTGTGGTGGCTAGAACCTGGCGAGGACTCCATTGTGGTTGGGTTCTGGCCACGGAGGATATTCTCCAGGCCCGGCTTGCAGGACTTGGCCACTTACATGGAATGGGGAGGCCAAGTGTACAGCCCGCCGGAAGAGAAAAGCCCGCTGATGGGGCGCGGCGAGTTCCTGGACGGCATCAAGACGAGCGCCTCTTGCCAGGACATCACCACCATCACGGAGGCCCACGACCAAGTGCCCGCCGTCGATACCCAAGAATATTCCGACAGGCCCAAGAATCACTTGGCCCAGGACATGGGCTATGTGAAGGCCCCCCTACGGCATTATATGTGTTACGGTGGGCCCGGCGGGGCCACCGGCTGGGCCTGGTGA
- the LOC115746454 gene encoding uncharacterized protein LOC115746454, which produces MRPSFRPKRTDQGTLSTSGITNATIKRVDCPTGTVPIRRTSKAELITAKMQAKVYARLSDPNTIEEHGLHLAIIRTEFGSLKKYNGGGMLSSIEVPKVHGAQYSAGQMKIENIPDFIQVGWMVNPSLYSDDQTRGFIFQKASFRPLYKILFFRHIHRMT; this is translated from the exons ATGAGGCCTAGTTTCCGTCCTAAGAGGACGGACCAAGGAACGCTGTCGACAAGTGGAATTACAAATGCAACTATCAAGCGCGTCGACTGTCCTACCGGTACCGTCCCTATCAGAAGAACAAGCAAAGCAGAACTCATCACAGCCAAAATGCAGGCGAAGGTTTACGCTCGACTTTCCGATCCGAACACCATCGAGGAACATGGCCTCCAT CTTGCTATTATTCGAACCGAATTCGGATCCCTAAAGAAGTACAATGGAGGGGGGATGTTGAGCAGCATAGAAGTACCAAAAGTCCACGGGGCACAGTATAGCGCAGGCCAgatgaaaatcgaaaatatccCCGATTTCATTCAAGTTGGATGGATG GTGAATCCATCCTTGTACTCGGACGATCAGACCCGCGGGTTCATCTTTCAAAAGGCTAGTTTCCGCCCATTGTACAAGATTCTTTTCTTTCGACATATTCATCGAATGACCTGA